DNA sequence from the Sphingomonas taxi genome:
GAATTTCAAGGAATTCGAGGGCGCGGTCCGTCTCACCGGCTTCAACTACGGGCTCAAGCGCGCGGATTTCTATTATTCGGCGCCGCTCGCCGACAATCTGGCGTTCAACTTCGGCGGCTATGTGCAAAGCAGCCCCGGCGTGCGCCGCAACCCGTTCGACTATGCCGGCTATCGGATCAAGGGCGCACTCGAATACCGGCTGCCCGGTGGCGGATCGATTCGCCTGTCCGGCCGCCGCGGCGATATCGAGACCGCTTATTACGCATCGGCGCCGTATCGCTACGACAATGGCGACCCCGCCAGTATTCCCGGCTTCAACATCCAGAAAGACAATATCGGCGGCGACGCCTTCACCTCGATCAACGTGCCGGTATCGACCTTCGCGCATCCCAGCGGCTACCGGCCGTTCCGCTATCGCGACGGCATCCGCTCGCTCTACAATCAGGCGCGGCTCGATATCGACGTGCCGGTGTCGGAGACGATCAGCCTGTTCGCGCGCTCGCGCTACATCGATTACAAATACGATTTCAACGGCCTGTTCCCGGGGTCGGGGACGGGCAATGCCGGCCTCGCCAGCGCGGTCGACTATCTGACCCCAGATCCGGCACGCTCGCCGATCATCGACGTGCTGCGTGCCGGCTTCGCCGCTTTCCCCGCCACCACCCGTTTCGGCATCCGCAACCTGCGCACCGGCGTGGTGCTCGGCTCGGACCAAACCGCGGCGCTCAACGCGCTCAACGGCAACGGCTTCCTCCAGCGCACGACGCTCAACCACGATGCCGTCCACGGCAAGGATTTCGGCAGCAACATCGGCGCGCGCTGGGAAACGCAATTCGGCGCGATCAAGAACTCGCTGACCGTCGGCGGCATGTATTACAACGTCAAACGCAGCCAGGATCAGTCGGCGACGGCCAGCGTCGTCAACGACGTCAAGAACAACAGCGACATCTACGACATCGTCGCGCTGAACGGCGCCAATGCGGTGATCGGTACGCTGACCGACAGCGGCCTCGTCTCTTACGGCGATTGGGGCAACGGCATCCGCGAGCGCAAGGACGAAACCGTCTCGCTCTATGCCAATGACGAAATCGCGCTCGGCGATCATCTGCGCATCGACGGCGGCATCCGCTGGGAACGCGACACCGCGACCGCGTTCGACGGTGTGTCGGCGGCGACCAACCAGGCGGTGCCGGCCAGCCAGGGCGGCGTGATCCGCACCGTCGGGCCGACCTTCAACGGCCAATATGCCCCGACCAACGTCAGCCGGACGGGCACCGACGGCAAGCTCAGCCAGTCGAAGATCGCCTGGACGGTCGGCGCCAACTATCTCTTCACGCCGAACTTCTCGATCTACGCGCGCTATGCCGACGGCTTCCAGACCAACAACATCGATCCGATCACGACGATCAAGCTCTACGAAGCGGGGCTGCGTTATCAATACGGCCGTTTGTTCACCGGATCGGTGACGGTGTTCCGCACCAATTTCGACGACC
Encoded proteins:
- a CDS encoding TonB-dependent receptor codes for the protein MMRTDHVGIRALLLAGAATLPFAAAAQTVPGDQPTTQGATQTDTQAGTPAAATAPAEANDDLQDIVVTGQTTRDRPLITSSADITYATREAIDRRAPRSTADMLELVPGIFVEATAGESSNNYSVRGLQGGGQRFVQLEEDGMPILYGGGGADFFFQQDLTIDRLEAVKGGSSGVLTVNGAGATINFISKRPNFKEFEGAVRLTGFNYGLKRADFYYSAPLADNLAFNFGGYVQSSPGVRRNPFDYAGYRIKGALEYRLPGGGSIRLSGRRGDIETAYYASAPYRYDNGDPASIPGFNIQKDNIGGDAFTSINVPVSTFAHPSGYRPFRYRDGIRSLYNQARLDIDVPVSETISLFARSRYIDYKYDFNGLFPGSGTGNAGLASAVDYLTPDPARSPIIDVLRAGFAAFPATTRFGIRNLRTGVVLGSDQTAALNALNGNGFLQRTTLNHDAVHGKDFGSNIGARWETQFGAIKNSLTVGGMYYNVKRSQDQSATASVVNDVKNNSDIYDIVALNGANAVIGTLTDSGLVSYGDWGNGIRERKDETVSLYANDEIALGDHLRIDGGIRWERDTATAFDGVSAATNQAVPASQGGVIRTVGPTFNGQYAPTNVSRTGTDGKLSQSKIAWTVGANYLFTPNFSIYARYADGFQTNNIDPITTIKLYEAGLRYQYGRLFTGSVTVFRTNFDDQNYNFANPANPAVQQNINADLRTKGVEVDVLVRPIRWFSVDFQGVFQDPKLVNLQLDGVTDPGYAGNRPERTPASLWTVTPAIQLPNGLGEIFGRYKYIGKIFADAGNGVALPSYGVTSAGVTLNVTEKLQVAVNAENIFNVVGLTEGNPRQGQTQAITDGYFYARGIVGPTYGGSVTFRF